A region of Bacillus rossius redtenbacheri isolate Brsri chromosome 2, Brsri_v3, whole genome shotgun sequence DNA encodes the following proteins:
- the LOC134529057 gene encoding leucine-rich repeat-containing protein 15, whose protein sequence is MKRGSLWNFPALLLLLLSSATLCRCSDSREEEESCPSECTCNSYGALGLKVKCNDFHREQWFDHAVSQLDISNTLGNRSFVLEDDIFSRVQLKNVNIIKITHTGLQNVSQHAFRNLLMLNVLNLSMNHLQHIHPDTFVTNKQLRTLSLRGNPLSVPKDQKTVFLNMSTLTFLDISQCGITELPNSTFAHLQMLEVLLLASNNIKSIDNGTFSGLDMLQDLDLSDNNIRILNPHAFDSNTELTALYLNSNPLTSLEGISIPHLLHLEMIDTRLTTISEKTFLGFPNIVNLNLMGNRITSIHEKAFENMPELLYVDLSRNYLKGPLNGNLFMKNFKLETLSLSDNPNMKSLPGSGFQGMFSEFYKLDLHNCGIISLDRNSFRGMDHLTALNLSSNGLEEIRSGILPESLYFLDLSHNLISNLDLIKFPRETMIRKLILKGNPVEKLNPITLSNLQYMTFLDVSSCDIERIWDGHIPEQMFPRLETLMLANNNIKSLTSGELEMIGNLRELDLINNPMKCDKTFSALINWLKERDISAISLPFDARVSGSVENSAEDIPYDIDELNDDDLGWDQFVKQTCSASPKPAKTTKQLDESLDPATQVFHIYPTKTSRDKISAQYSVTNLPSQITGAGPVYKQIIQSDSGIRIWVVILTTLVTIAITIALVIALIVLMRWMRQREIYNRNSKLKRTISSHRLKKQVSSYEQLHEDFNAPTTPMMSRVVEDDLTDVHKPEIREKQPRVVSQITYLSSKFHHSNIVPQSV, encoded by the coding sequence ATGAAGCGAGGGTCCCTGTGGAACTTTCCGGCACTCTTGTTGCTGTTGCTTTCCTCGGCCACTCTCTGCCGCTGCAGCGATTCCAGAGAAGAAGAGGAATCGTGTCCCTCAGAGTGTACATGCAATTCGTACGGAGCTCTAGGACTGAAAGTTAAATGCAACGACTTCCATCGAGAGCAATGGTTTGACCATGCTGTGTCTCAGCTTGACATTTCCAACACTCTAGGCAACAGGTCATTTGTCCTTGAAGACGACATATTTTCTCGAGTTCAGTTGAAAAATGTCAacatcattaaaattacacacACCGGGTTACAAAACGTAAGCCAGCATGCTTTCAGGAATTTGTTAATGCTAAACGTTTTAAACCTGTCAATGAACCATTTGCAGCACATTCATCCGGACACATTTGTTACCAACAAGCAACTAAGAACTCTGTCGTTGAGGGGAAACCCGCTGTCAGTACCAAAAGATCAGAAGACTGTATTTTTGAATATGTCAACTTTAACATTTTTAGATATTTCACAATGCGGGATAACTGAGTTGCCGAACTCGACATTTGCACATTTACAAATGCTAGAAGTTTTGCTTCTCGcttcaaataatataaaaagtaTTGATAACGGCACATTTTCTGGGCTTGACATGTTGCAAGATCTTGACCTGTCTGATAATAATATTCGGATACTTAATCCTCATGCATTTGACAGCAATACAGAGCTAACAGCTCTTTATTTGAACAGCAATCCTTTAACATCTTTGGAAGGTATAAGTATTCCCCACTTACTCCATTTGGAAATGATTGACACTAGGTTAACTACAATAAGTGAAAAAACATTCCTTGGATTTCCTAATATTGTCAACCTTAACCTCATGGGCAACAGAATTACATCAATTCATGAAAAGGCGTTTGAAAACATGCCAGAACTTTTGTACGTTGATTTATCCAGAAACTACCTTAAAGGTCCCCTTAatggtaatttatttatgaaGAACTTCAAGCTGGAGACCCTGTCTCTTTCAGATAATCCAAACATGAAAAGTTTACCAGGATCCGGGTTTCAAGGTATGTTCAGCGAATTTTACAAGTTAGATCTTCATAACTGTGGCATAATTTCTCTAGACAGGAATAGTTTCAGAGGCATGGATCACCTCACAGCGCTAAATTTGAGCTCGAATGGTTTGGAAGAAATTAGGTCTGGAATATTGCCTGAAAGTCTGTATTTTTTGGACCTATCTCACAACCTTATCTCAAACCTCGATCTTATAAAGTTTCCGCGTGAAACAATGATTcgaaaactaattttaaaaggAAACCCAGTAGAGAAACTTAACCCAATAACACTTTCGAACTTACAGTACATGACGTTCTTGGATGTTAGTTCTTGTGATATCGAAAGAATATGGGACGGTCACATTCCAGAGCAGATGTTCCCAAGACTAGAAACATTGATGTTGGCAAATAACAACATAAAATCGCTAACTTCCGGTGAACTCGAAATGATTGGCAATTTAAGGGAGCTGGACCTAATTAACAATCCGATGAAATGCGACAAGACTTTTAGCGCGCTTATCAACTGGTTGAAAGAAAGAGATATTTCTGCAATCAGTTTGCCATTTGACGCGCGAGTTTCAGGCTCCGTCGAAAATTCTGCTGAAGATATCCCTTATGATATTGATGAACTAAACGATGATGATTTGGGATGGGAccagtttgtgaaacaaacatgcTCTGCCAGTCCCAAACCAGCCAAAACTACAAAACAGCTCGACGAATCACTGGATCCAGCTACCCAAGTGTTCCACATATATCCTACCAAGACCAGTAGAGACAAAATTTCGGCCCAATATTCGGTGACAAACCTTCCGAGTCAAAtaacaggcgctggccctgtttACAAACAGATCATCCAAAGTGACAGTGGTATCCGCATATGGGTTGTGATTCTAACCACGCTGGTGACCATAGCTATTACAATCGCTCTGGTTATTGCACTTATCGTGCTAATGCGTTGGATGCGTCAACGGGAAATATACAATCGCAACTCCAAACTAAAGAGAACGATTTCGTCCCATAGACTGAAGAAGCAGGTATCGAGCTACGAACAACTACACGAGGATTTCAACGCCCCTACGACTCCGATGATGTCCAGGGTTGTTGAAGATGATCTAACAGATGTCCACAAACCAGAGATCAGGGAAAAGCAACCACGCGTTGTTTCGCAAATAACGTACTTGAGCAGCAAATTTCATCACTCTAACATCGTACCGCAGAGTGTGTGA